One Georgenia wutianyii DNA segment encodes these proteins:
- a CDS encoding DUF6049 family protein, which translates to MNISWTSSGAGRRALALLLLALATCLLPGALVPATATPSEPEEDAEVTVALTDIRPAVLTPDEDLVVRGTVTNGTDTALEVPELRLRAQQSAPISRSLLERWLEPTSLSATTLLAAERLPEPLAPGASASFTLTVPADSLPFARSYSAWGPRGIEVTAQDAAATTSLSPAAARSFLLWWPDIEVEPMPLAVLAAAVPTAAERTVAQETDTGLGAASAERLEPLLAALDQPAVDVAIDPSLLIDVPAVVDLTTGEDPQDDQTPEPTPPKSALATTIEEFAASPGHTVHALLWADADAAALAHANRTDLLEDVAVDRDVALERSGLDASTGLAWPAGPTPDQRTLAALVEAGAGAVVLPSDGLSSLAQLTYTPSARTDVVAEGTTLPAVLTDERLSALLTGRLLPVNPTADQVVVELDPLTARQYLLAETAVIARERPADPRELLLTVPRNFSGDPSLLAEQLTTLAEVPWVDRMTLEEMLDRPAPELERETLPALVVEEGEMTSGELTTLEEVLAETTAFAEVLAEPAALVEPVRRALLELTSAEWRERPRTRAALLTAAEEASDTRRGLVAARPGSTLNLINDEAHIPVAVTNEMTRPATVLVRLAPRDPRLVADEAVLLEVPAQQSATAQVPVHAVGSGDVVVDVVLAAPDGTPIDEPREIQVRVRADWETVGTAVVAGLLVLMIVVGLVRTVRRGRRNKEVSVA; encoded by the coding sequence ATGAACATCTCCTGGACCTCGTCCGGGGCCGGCCGTCGAGCGCTCGCGCTGCTCCTGCTCGCCCTCGCGACCTGCCTGCTCCCCGGCGCCCTCGTGCCCGCCACCGCGACCCCCTCCGAGCCGGAGGAGGACGCGGAGGTGACCGTCGCCCTCACCGACATCCGTCCGGCGGTCCTCACCCCGGACGAGGACCTCGTCGTGCGCGGCACGGTGACCAACGGGACCGACACCGCCCTCGAGGTGCCCGAGCTGCGGCTGCGCGCCCAGCAGAGCGCCCCGATCAGCCGCTCCCTCCTCGAGCGCTGGCTCGAGCCCACCTCCCTGTCCGCGACGACGCTCCTCGCCGCCGAGCGACTGCCCGAGCCGCTCGCCCCGGGCGCCTCGGCGTCCTTCACGCTCACCGTGCCGGCGGACTCGCTCCCCTTCGCGCGCAGCTACTCGGCCTGGGGCCCGCGCGGCATCGAGGTCACCGCGCAGGACGCCGCCGCGACGACGTCCCTCAGCCCGGCGGCCGCGCGCAGCTTCCTCCTGTGGTGGCCGGACATCGAGGTCGAGCCGATGCCGCTCGCCGTCCTCGCGGCCGCGGTCCCCACGGCGGCGGAGCGGACGGTCGCCCAGGAGACCGACACCGGGCTGGGCGCCGCCTCGGCCGAACGTCTCGAGCCGCTCCTCGCGGCGCTGGACCAGCCGGCCGTCGACGTCGCGATCGACCCGTCGCTCCTCATCGACGTGCCCGCGGTCGTCGACCTCACCACCGGTGAGGATCCGCAGGACGACCAGACCCCCGAGCCCACCCCCCCGAAGTCGGCGCTCGCGACGACGATCGAGGAGTTCGCCGCCTCGCCGGGCCACACCGTCCACGCCCTGCTCTGGGCCGACGCCGACGCCGCCGCGCTCGCCCACGCGAACCGCACCGACCTCCTCGAGGACGTCGCCGTCGACCGTGACGTGGCCCTGGAGCGCTCGGGCCTCGACGCCTCGACCGGGCTCGCCTGGCCGGCGGGGCCCACCCCGGACCAGCGGACCCTCGCCGCGCTCGTGGAGGCCGGCGCCGGCGCGGTCGTGCTGCCCTCCGACGGCCTGTCGTCCCTCGCCCAGCTCACCTACACCCCCTCCGCGCGCACCGACGTCGTCGCCGAGGGGACCACGCTGCCGGCCGTCCTCACCGACGAGCGGCTCTCCGCACTCCTCACGGGCCGGCTGCTGCCGGTCAACCCGACCGCGGACCAGGTCGTCGTCGAGCTCGACCCGCTCACCGCCCGTCAGTACCTCCTCGCCGAGACCGCGGTCATCGCGCGTGAGCGCCCGGCCGACCCGCGCGAGCTGCTCCTCACCGTCCCCCGGAACTTCAGCGGGGACCCGTCGCTGCTCGCCGAGCAGCTCACCACCCTCGCCGAGGTCCCCTGGGTCGACCGGATGACCCTGGAGGAGATGCTCGACCGTCCCGCTCCGGAGCTCGAGCGCGAGACGCTGCCGGCGCTCGTCGTCGAGGAGGGCGAGATGACCTCCGGCGAGCTCACCACCCTCGAGGAGGTCCTCGCCGAGACGACGGCGTTCGCCGAGGTCCTCGCCGAGCCCGCGGCGCTCGTCGAGCCGGTCCGTCGCGCCCTGCTCGAGCTCACCTCCGCCGAGTGGCGCGAGCGGCCGCGCACCCGCGCCGCTCTCCTCACGGCTGCCGAGGAGGCATCCGACACCCGCCGCGGGCTCGTCGCCGCGCGCCCCGGCAGCACTCTCAACCTCATCAACGACGAGGCGCACATCCCCGTCGCCGTGACCAACGAGATGACCCGCCCGGCGACGGTCCTCGTGCGCCTGGCCCCCCGTGACCCGCGGCTCGTGGCCGACGAGGCCGTGCTCCTGGAGGTTCCCGCGCAGCAGTCGGCGACGGCGCAGGTGCCCGTGCACGCGGTCGGCAGCGGCGACGTCGTCGTCGACGTCGTCCTCGCCGCGCCGGACGGCACCCCGATCGACGAGCCGCGCGAGATCCAGGTGCGGGTGCGGGCCGACTGGGAGACCGTGGGGACGGCCGTCGTCGCGGGTCTGCTCGTGCTCATGATCGTCGTCGGGCTCGTGCGCACCGTGCGCCGCGGGCGTCGGAACAAGGAGGTGAGCGTCGCGTGA